The Metabacillus litoralis genome contains a region encoding:
- a CDS encoding T7SS effector LXG polymorphic toxin, which produces MRVLDSQSLVDAMEKRSNDYEKLRSQLESLQKTFQALVELDSFTGKGAEAIKGFYKAHTEVIDAWFQLIDCQIAFFNGVNYKLISDKLGAETVVHNSFLEDDVSKSERHAEDMVDQHRSELNSIFQKINDILSLQVFSTSDFQAYMDDSRVKRQKTIEAVERVDQELLNEYMYCMYEQDNAQSLYQALKDATSTGVKIQPISFDAEAFRTSEIYQLQAGAKFHTDNYLRLKNKELEEQGIQTNTLFAGNLKNAEFNVAEFSGYNDLLRAIYGFDPVTGSQLSKDERLNCTMLLYMRYGLLKVSPEKVEKKENEELNFFDKSLNSFKEIGQDVWYGLETRADKMFDSPYDFANYLTLGGLDGVKVTWEGAKLRYNNSTDSFYDFLNYLTFGSADIINGTFNPEDLLSKEHWLNSLSVITLGVGGASSILLRNRPNINGSIEGKRKGNEDGVEGADNLKFKNAGEYFDYINQIGKRSDLSIEQKLSKILAGYNALEVKGDVTVISDAKFLKPEGFGANGRMIVDWPKDMGFNKDFIQSISNNNPLPIKWDRIGGKTGENFTTLPENGVPYTYDQRAIPYLENPSARHVGTFDNDSYFDAIDAIKDENLDVLNKIVAANGKNPISSVDFDDFMAHYKDFQNNAKNVVGNVDATYGLKGTAAPWYNSSTGELLMNGGAEQIVTPLNAEMLEKIGIITKY; this is translated from the coding sequence TTGAGGGTACTTGATTCACAATCTTTGGTCGATGCGATGGAAAAGAGATCGAATGATTACGAAAAACTACGATCACAGCTAGAATCCTTACAGAAAACGTTTCAAGCACTTGTCGAACTAGATTCATTTACCGGTAAAGGTGCTGAAGCGATTAAAGGGTTTTATAAAGCGCACACTGAGGTCATAGATGCCTGGTTTCAATTAATAGATTGTCAGATTGCGTTTTTTAATGGAGTTAACTATAAATTAATCAGTGATAAGCTAGGTGCAGAAACAGTTGTACATAACAGCTTTTTAGAAGATGATGTAAGTAAAAGTGAAAGACATGCGGAAGATATGGTCGATCAACATCGAAGTGAGTTAAATAGCATTTTCCAAAAAATAAATGATATACTTTCCTTACAAGTATTTTCCACCTCAGACTTTCAAGCATACATGGACGATTCACGAGTGAAAAGGCAAAAAACGATAGAAGCTGTTGAGAGAGTCGATCAAGAATTACTCAATGAGTATATGTATTGTATGTATGAACAGGACAATGCACAATCATTGTATCAGGCATTGAAAGATGCCACATCAACAGGAGTGAAAATTCAACCTATTTCCTTTGATGCAGAAGCTTTTCGTACTAGTGAAATCTATCAGCTTCAAGCAGGAGCGAAGTTTCATACGGATAACTACTTACGACTGAAAAATAAAGAGCTTGAGGAACAGGGAATTCAAACCAATACATTGTTTGCAGGAAATTTGAAAAATGCTGAGTTTAATGTGGCTGAATTCTCTGGTTATAATGATTTACTTCGTGCAATATATGGGTTTGATCCTGTAACGGGATCACAGTTAAGTAAAGATGAACGATTGAACTGCACAATGCTACTATATATGAGGTATGGTTTATTAAAAGTTTCGCCCGAGAAAGTAGAAAAAAAGGAAAATGAAGAATTAAATTTTTTTGATAAATCTTTGAATAGTTTTAAAGAGATAGGTCAAGATGTCTGGTACGGTCTCGAAACTAGAGCCGATAAAATGTTTGATTCTCCATATGACTTTGCTAATTATCTTACACTGGGTGGTCTAGATGGAGTGAAAGTCACTTGGGAAGGGGCAAAACTTCGTTACAATAACTCTACAGACTCTTTCTATGACTTTTTAAACTATTTAACTTTTGGTTCTGCAGATATAATCAATGGTACATTCAATCCTGAGGATCTCCTTTCAAAGGAGCACTGGTTGAATAGTTTAAGCGTGATAACATTAGGTGTCGGAGGAGCATCTTCAATTTTGCTTAGAAATAGACCGAATATTAATGGTTCTATTGAAGGGAAGCGAAAGGGGAATGAAGATGGTGTAGAGGGTGCGGATAATCTTAAATTTAAAAATGCAGGAGAATATTTTGATTACATAAACCAAATTGGTAAGCGTTCAGATTTATCAATTGAACAGAAGCTTTCCAAGATACTAGCTGGCTACAATGCTTTAGAAGTAAAGGGTGATGTTACGGTTATCTCGGATGCCAAGTTTTTAAAGCCCGAAGGTTTTGGAGCAAATGGCAGGATGATTGTAGACTGGCCTAAAGATATGGGATTTAATAAGGATTTCATTCAATCCATAAGCAATAATAACCCTTTACCGATAAAATGGGATAGGATTGGAGGCAAGACTGGTGAAAATTTCACCACCTTACCTGAAAATGGTGTTCCCTATACTTATGATCAACGAGCAATTCCTTATTTAGAGAACCCATCTGCTAGACATGTGGGAACCTTTGATAATGATTCGTACTTTGATGCTATTGACGCCATTAAGGACGAAAATCTTGACGTGTTGAATAAAATAGTAGCTGCTAATGGAAAGAATCCTATTTCATCAGTTGATTTTGATGACTTTATGGCACACTACAAAGACTTTCAAAACAATGCAAAAAATGTAGTTGGAAATGTTGATGCTACTTACGGTTTAAAGGGAACGGCGGCACCATGGTATAACAGTTCTACTGGTGAGCTTCTTATGAATGGTGGAGCAGAGCAAATTGTAACTCCACTCAACGCGGAAATGTTAGAGAAGATTGGAATAATAACCAAATACTAA
- the essA gene encoding type VII secretion protein EssA yields MLIIFLSLALASPVNGSTNIESIEELSPNEYERETDNKDTDLIEGGVLTKEKHQIPEEQKVLTFERKKIFNVDEINSELFKKENQNTNTIIHQAKQLKLFSGPQSIKVVKTEEDSKSSLSLSLLILGFIILCLIMLTIVFVTYGKANNRIENS; encoded by the coding sequence ATGCTAATTATTTTCCTCTCGTTAGCCCTTGCTTCTCCTGTTAATGGGAGTACTAATATTGAAAGCATAGAGGAATTAAGTCCGAATGAATACGAACGAGAAACGGATAATAAAGACACAGACCTTATCGAGGGAGGTGTTTTAACGAAAGAAAAGCATCAAATACCTGAAGAACAAAAGGTATTAACGTTTGAACGAAAAAAGATCTTTAACGTTGATGAAATAAATTCAGAGTTATTTAAGAAAGAAAATCAAAACACAAATACAATTATTCACCAAGCAAAGCAGCTAAAGCTATTCTCTGGACCACAGTCAATAAAGGTAGTGAAAACAGAAGAGGATTCTAAATCCTCTTTATCCTTATCTCTGTTAATTCTTGGTTTCATTATCCTTTGCCTAATCATGCTTACAATTGTGTTTGTTACATATGGTAAAGCAAATAATAGGATAGAAAACTCATAA
- the esaA gene encoding type VII secretion protein EsaA — MKSGLWKLIIITIFIIVSPFVFFQAIGKEPFKIKENATQVIAIVNEDIGMEEDGEKLELGSKITNILENDSNYKWNVVSRSSAENGLRNLKYDAVVYIPSDFSQTAMTYDENNPSKVNFDYKLQTQLNAVNQEKALLEIEQASKRVNKNLSSLYWNFIATDLNSVRKEFDQILQKERDFQETMHAFYKPSSKSLAEQLDGQQSLLVGLQSSIKEVNQESDGQEDILNGFTQNLSNFIQGVEKYKAYQEGQQQLLAQIQTESKMKINKITQMQQPRLQKTEQLFNKNQLQLLRQMTEVEQEMEKGQQLFQTMQEQQNSFTNNQKQSLLNYHSSLLDHYQKQLINTVSLNHFQTKIIELKWKLAGLEGDPIIPDIPDTPPPPTYGGGGGNDEEPENPGEIGGEEESENPEVNDGAVDSKGPEGNVAAEGTPESGDNEDAEKDLPESEDNAGTGNQSETENEGGTVGSLDSENEVGNEASPDTGMDNENVESQSPTAGDDATNQNEILVSQKSLANVSSRIDEVKKSIKMVENEDQDQLLTEMDDLSSQINNLNKKIAEKPETDALKKEVKSLAAANDKLLSRFQLMTDKYNELSRYKDDLLEINKQLRIQIAQVTDDILIIIDEINKKEQEILSSSLLSDRRKEVLTEMFSNEIVSGDIIDLLHYYAYLSQYETTLTGNTLDKDIKKEVLENEELVSELEEILKVPDSNTDIWEKMEHHLPTTKDGLVALEDAFTVFAAQYHGAIQENHEDLMNDLSSIGDEAEAILEQIKRAEQGSISEAPILATSKTSSDLVSNQVQMAGKMQSIYQWINSAKNSQDIIVDYTNDLQQQVNKVQANADLLNDKWNANVVSTELIRDDVFSVLGNAFVDGQKNGHVYEFLASPLQLTAGETVEKQEKIVPPVVVMFIVLLASLMIGFLIHFFHSLPHWLKAVLFLLLNLTVGFVISLYGMNIYGLDETKGMEWTIFTVMLMLVSSGIILVSFTIQRLVGAIAVMGMIVFYVVPLLALTTPNFTFNDPISKVYTSIQYGRDSLFLPGISILAVMFLILLAVQILLERRSLKAIQTETDDYNEAM; from the coding sequence ATGAAGAGTGGCTTATGGAAGCTAATTATTATAACGATTTTCATTATTGTGTCTCCATTTGTCTTTTTTCAGGCAATTGGGAAAGAGCCTTTTAAGATCAAAGAAAATGCCACGCAGGTTATCGCTATCGTCAACGAGGACATTGGAATGGAAGAAGATGGCGAGAAATTGGAGTTAGGCAGTAAGATTACAAATATTCTTGAAAATGATTCTAATTATAAGTGGAATGTGGTAAGTCGGAGCTCGGCTGAAAATGGCCTACGCAATTTAAAGTATGATGCCGTGGTTTACATTCCATCGGATTTTTCACAAACTGCCATGACTTATGATGAGAACAATCCAAGCAAGGTAAACTTTGATTATAAATTACAAACACAATTGAATGCAGTGAATCAGGAAAAAGCGTTATTAGAGATTGAACAAGCAAGTAAACGAGTGAATAAAAATTTGTCTTCGCTCTATTGGAACTTTATCGCGACCGACCTAAATTCTGTTCGTAAGGAGTTTGACCAAATTTTACAAAAAGAACGAGATTTCCAAGAAACGATGCACGCTTTTTACAAGCCAAGCTCTAAGAGTTTGGCGGAGCAACTAGATGGTCAACAATCTCTTCTTGTTGGATTACAAAGCTCGATTAAAGAGGTAAACCAAGAGTCAGATGGTCAAGAAGATATTCTAAATGGATTCACGCAGAATTTATCTAACTTTATTCAGGGTGTGGAGAAGTATAAAGCCTACCAAGAGGGACAACAGCAGCTATTAGCACAAATACAGACAGAATCAAAGATGAAAATTAATAAGATAACACAAATGCAGCAACCACGCCTACAAAAAACAGAACAACTATTTAACAAAAATCAGCTGCAACTTTTAAGGCAAATGACTGAAGTAGAGCAAGAAATGGAAAAGGGACAACAGCTGTTCCAAACCATGCAGGAGCAACAAAATAGCTTTACCAATAACCAAAAGCAATCACTACTAAACTATCACTCAAGTCTTCTAGATCACTATCAAAAGCAATTGATTAATACTGTTTCCTTAAATCATTTTCAAACGAAAATAATTGAATTGAAATGGAAATTAGCGGGATTAGAAGGAGATCCAATCATTCCAGATATTCCAGACACTCCACCACCTCCTACTTATGGGGGAGGAGGCGGAAATGATGAAGAACCGGAGAATCCTGGAGAAATTGGTGGGGAAGAAGAATCGGAGAATCCAGAAGTCAATGATGGGGCAGTAGATTCGAAAGGTCCCGAAGGCAATGTTGCGGCAGAAGGTACGCCGGAGTCAGGAGATAATGAAGATGCAGAAAAAGACTTGCCTGAGTCCGAAGACAATGCTGGGACAGGAAATCAGTCTGAGACCGAAAATGAAGGAGGGACTGTAGGTTCACTTGATTCTGAAAATGAGGTAGGTAATGAAGCTTCACCAGATACAGGAATGGATAATGAAAATGTTGAGTCACAATCTCCAACAGCAGGCGATGATGCTACAAACCAAAATGAAATTCTTGTAAGTCAGAAATCATTAGCAAATGTCTCTAGTCGAATAGATGAAGTGAAAAAATCCATTAAAATGGTGGAAAATGAAGATCAGGATCAACTATTAACAGAAATGGATGATTTAAGTAGTCAAATTAACAACCTTAATAAAAAGATTGCCGAAAAACCCGAAACTGATGCTTTGAAAAAAGAGGTAAAAAGTTTGGCTGCGGCAAACGATAAGTTATTGAGTCGCTTTCAGTTAATGACGGATAAATATAACGAATTATCTCGCTATAAAGACGATTTATTAGAGATAAATAAACAGCTAAGAATTCAAATTGCTCAGGTGACGGATGATATTTTGATCATAATTGATGAAATTAATAAAAAAGAACAAGAAATTTTGAGCTCATCTTTACTTTCAGATCGTAGAAAAGAAGTATTGACAGAAATGTTCTCTAATGAAATTGTTTCTGGAGATATTATTGACTTACTACATTATTATGCATACTTATCTCAATATGAGACGACCTTGACTGGTAATACTCTGGATAAAGATATTAAAAAGGAAGTTCTTGAGAATGAAGAATTAGTAAGTGAGCTTGAAGAGATTCTTAAGGTACCAGACTCAAATACTGATATCTGGGAAAAGATGGAGCATCATTTACCTACTACAAAGGATGGGTTAGTAGCTTTAGAGGATGCATTCACAGTCTTTGCTGCTCAATATCATGGAGCGATTCAAGAAAATCACGAAGATTTAATGAACGATTTAAGCTCTATCGGTGATGAAGCAGAAGCAATTTTGGAGCAAATAAAGCGAGCAGAACAGGGAAGTATCTCCGAAGCACCTATATTAGCTACTAGTAAAACTAGTAGTGATCTTGTCTCCAATCAGGTGCAAATGGCTGGGAAAATGCAATCTATTTATCAATGGATAAACTCTGCTAAAAATAGTCAGGATATTATCGTTGACTATACAAATGATCTGCAACAACAAGTCAATAAAGTGCAAGCAAATGCAGATCTTTTAAATGATAAATGGAATGCAAATGTCGTTTCAACTGAGCTTATCCGAGATGATGTGTTTAGCGTCTTAGGGAATGCTTTTGTGGATGGACAAAAGAATGGCCATGTGTATGAATTTTTAGCAAGTCCTCTTCAGTTAACAGCAGGTGAGACAGTGGAAAAGCAAGAAAAAATCGTTCCACCTGTAGTTGTGATGTTTATCGTTTTATTAGCAAGTTTAATGATTGGCTTTTTGATTCATTTCTTTCACTCTTTACCGCACTGGTTAAAAGCTGTACTGTTCTTATTATTAAACTTAACGGTCGGTTTTGTGATTAGTTTGTATGGAATGAATATATATGGGTTAGATGAGACAAAAGGAATGGAATGGACAATCTTTACCGTTATGTTAATGCTCGTTAGCTCGGGAATTATTTTGGTGTCCTTTACAATTCAACGTTTAGTTGGAGCGATAGCTGTAATGGGAATGATTGTATTCTATGTTGTTCCATTACTGGCTCTAACTACGCCAAACTTTACTTTTAATGACCCAATATCAAAAGTATATACATCTATCCAGTATGGTCGCGATTCCTTGTTTTTACCAGGAATAAGTATATTAGCGGTTATGTTCCTAATCCTTCTAGCAGTCCAAATTCTATTGGAACGTCGCAGCTTGAAGGCAATCCAAACGGAAACAGATGATTATAATGAAGCGATGTAA
- a CDS encoding YwqH-like family protein encodes MGLYAGAIRARIQELQEQISRLQTANAEIGGEQQSLLQEIKMIKEPELAPSWKGVRSDEYDDKRELAYNNMQWIGNAQYDTYQSSISEKISSLKAEIASLYALLWSLENNED; translated from the coding sequence ATGGGGCTATACGCAGGAGCAATACGTGCCAGAATTCAAGAATTACAAGAACAAATTTCTAGACTCCAAACAGCCAATGCTGAAATTGGAGGGGAACAGCAATCTTTATTACAAGAAATCAAAATGATAAAGGAGCCTGAGTTAGCACCTAGTTGGAAAGGTGTACGATCAGATGAATATGATGATAAACGAGAACTTGCCTATAACAATATGCAATGGATTGGGAACGCCCAATATGACACCTATCAAAGCTCAATAAGTGAAAAAATTTCTTCATTAAAGGCTGAAATAGCAAGTTTATACGCCTTATTGTGGTCACTAGAAAATAATGAAGACTAA
- a CDS encoding DUF5344 family protein yields MKIQLIHSDVMDKLDEVQKAIENVKLEDAPVSLLGENYLTYTIEWKEREQNIIRLIDDYMKELEKNVADTKINVTAMKNQDEAISR; encoded by the coding sequence ATGAAAATTCAACTAATTCATTCAGATGTAATGGATAAGTTAGACGAGGTTCAAAAAGCAATCGAAAATGTAAAGCTTGAGGATGCACCTGTCTCTCTGCTAGGCGAAAACTATCTTACTTATACAATAGAATGGAAGGAAAGAGAACAAAATATTATTAGGTTAATAGATGATTATATGAAGGAATTAGAAAAAAATGTAGCAGATACTAAAATTAACGTAACGGCCATGAAAAATCAGGACGAAGCCATATCAAGATGA
- a CDS encoding pre-toxin TG domain-containing protein has translation MAEFSGYNDLLRAIYGFDPVTGSQLSKDERLNYTMLLYMRYGLLKVSPEKVEKRKMKN, from the coding sequence GTGGCTGAATTCTCTGGTTATAATGATTTACTTCGTGCAATATATGGATTTGATCCTGTAACGGGATCACAGCTGAGTAAAGATGAACGATTGAATTACACAATGCTACTATATATGAGGTATGGTTTATTAAAAGTTTCGCCCGAGAAAGTAGAAAAAAGGAAAATGAAGAATTAA